One genomic segment of Streptomyces sp. NBC_00239 includes these proteins:
- the mshD gene encoding mycothiol synthase has product MTDAAAALEPGRQIQELDELTHEQADAVLGLIEEAARTDGTTAVSEQGRLQLHGGRRAGIRHFLLTERGRLAGYAQLEDTDPVEAPAAELVVHPAMRGRGHGRALGTALLAASGKRLRVWAHGGKSAARHLAQVLGLTLFRELRQLRRPLAGGSPLPEPVLPAGVTVRTFVPGADDEAWLAANAAAFAHHPEQGALVQRDLDDRKAQPWFDPKGFFLAERDGKLVGFHWTKVHPEQQLGEVYVVGVLPGAQGGGLGKALTAVGLRHLADAGLPTAMLYVDADNPAALAVYEGLGFVTHEVDLMYRTES; this is encoded by the coding sequence ATGACTGACGCAGCAGCGGCTCTGGAGCCGGGACGGCAGATCCAGGAACTCGACGAACTGACGCACGAACAGGCCGACGCGGTCCTCGGCCTCATCGAGGAAGCCGCCCGCACCGACGGCACCACCGCCGTCTCCGAGCAGGGCAGGCTCCAGCTCCATGGCGGGCGGCGCGCGGGCATCCGGCACTTCCTCCTCACCGAGCGCGGCCGCCTCGCCGGCTACGCCCAACTGGAGGACACCGACCCGGTCGAGGCCCCCGCCGCCGAGCTGGTCGTCCACCCCGCGATGCGCGGCCGCGGGCACGGCCGGGCCCTGGGCACCGCCCTGCTCGCCGCTTCCGGCAAACGACTTCGAGTCTGGGCACACGGGGGCAAATCGGCCGCCCGCCACCTGGCGCAGGTCCTCGGCCTCACCCTCTTCCGCGAACTGCGCCAGCTGCGCCGCCCCTTGGCCGGCGGCTCCCCGCTCCCCGAGCCCGTGCTGCCGGCCGGGGTCACCGTACGCACCTTCGTGCCCGGCGCCGACGACGAGGCCTGGCTCGCCGCGAACGCCGCCGCCTTCGCCCACCACCCCGAGCAGGGCGCACTCGTCCAGCGCGACCTCGACGACCGCAAGGCCCAGCCGTGGTTCGACCCCAAGGGCTTCTTCCTCGCCGAGCGCGACGGCAAGCTGGTCGGCTTCCACTGGACGAAGGTCCACCCCGAGCAGCAGCTCGGCGAGGTGTACGTGGTCGGCGTCCTGCCCGGCGCCCAGGGCGGCGGACTGGGCAAGGCCCTCACCGCCGTCGGACTGCGCCATCTGGCCGACGCCGGCCTGCCCACCGCGATGCTCTACGTCGACGCCGACAACCCCGCCGCGCTCGCCGTCTACGAGGGCCTCGGCTTCGTCACCCACGAGGTGGACCTCATGTACCGCACGGAGTCCTGA
- a CDS encoding bifunctional metallophosphatase/5'-nucleotidase, whose product MSATPQRHRRNRRLTFAALAVTAGAGALVAAALPAGAVVPAGGSDSGRLVDVQLLSLNDFHGTLEPPQGSSGNVTERQADGTTKAIPAGGAEYLATSLRKAREGHPYSVTAAAGDMIGGSPMLSGLFHDEPSIEALNKLDLDVTSVGNHEFDEGRQELLRMQYGGCHPKEGCFEYGKTFEGAKFPYLAANAVVEKTKRPLMKPYWVWKKDGVKIGFIGVTLEGTPDVVTAEGVKGLKFGDEVETINKYAAELNKQGVKSIVALIHEGGLPASGAYNYDCDLPGAGAGISGAIVDIAKNVDAKVDALVTGHTHQAYACTIPDPAGNPRSVTSAASLGRLYTESTLTYDRKTKDIVRTAVKPVKAVNRVVTRDQEKAADMTELIGRWNELAKPVADRPQGFIAADIAGRGSTAYEKPLGDVIADAQLEALSPADKGGAQLAIMNPGGIRSDLAYAKSGSEATDGIVTYGEAFTVQPFTNMMNIVDLTGAQLITALQQQVSGPVNGPSPKILQVSKGFTYTLDLTKAGADRIVVDSVKLNGAAIDPARTYRVAMNEFLAGGGDGFTVLKEHKNKLVGASDLDVFNAYLGAHSSESAPLVPPAADRITIIK is encoded by the coding sequence ATGTCAGCGACACCACAACGGCACCGTCGGAACCGGCGGTTGACCTTCGCCGCTCTCGCGGTGACGGCAGGCGCGGGTGCTCTTGTGGCCGCCGCCCTCCCGGCCGGGGCGGTCGTCCCGGCCGGCGGCTCGGACTCCGGCCGCCTGGTCGACGTCCAGCTGCTGTCCCTCAACGACTTCCACGGCACGCTGGAGCCCCCGCAGGGTTCCTCCGGCAACGTGACCGAGCGCCAGGCGGACGGCACCACCAAGGCGATCCCCGCCGGTGGCGCCGAGTACCTCGCCACGAGCCTGCGCAAGGCGCGCGAGGGCCACCCGTACTCGGTGACCGCGGCGGCGGGCGACATGATCGGCGGCAGCCCGATGCTGTCCGGTCTGTTCCACGACGAGCCGAGCATCGAGGCGCTGAACAAGCTGGACCTCGACGTGACGAGCGTGGGCAACCACGAGTTCGACGAGGGGCGCCAGGAGCTGCTGCGCATGCAGTACGGCGGCTGCCACCCCAAGGAGGGCTGCTTCGAGTACGGCAAGACCTTCGAGGGCGCGAAGTTCCCGTACCTCGCGGCGAACGCGGTCGTCGAGAAGACGAAGCGCCCGCTGATGAAACCGTACTGGGTGTGGAAGAAGGACGGCGTCAAGATCGGCTTCATCGGTGTGACCCTCGAGGGCACCCCGGACGTCGTCACCGCCGAGGGCGTCAAGGGCCTGAAGTTCGGCGACGAGGTCGAGACGATCAACAAGTACGCCGCCGAGCTCAACAAGCAGGGCGTCAAGTCGATCGTCGCGCTGATCCACGAGGGCGGCCTGCCGGCCTCGGGCGCGTACAACTACGACTGCGACCTGCCGGGCGCGGGCGCCGGCATCTCGGGCGCCATCGTCGACATCGCCAAGAACGTGGACGCGAAGGTCGACGCGCTGGTCACCGGCCACACGCACCAGGCGTACGCGTGCACCATCCCGGACCCGGCCGGCAACCCGCGCTCCGTCACCTCGGCGGCCTCGCTGGGCCGCCTGTACACGGAATCCACGCTGACCTACGACCGCAAGACCAAGGACATCGTCCGCACCGCGGTCAAGCCGGTGAAGGCCGTCAACCGCGTGGTCACCCGCGACCAGGAGAAGGCCGCGGACATGACCGAGCTGATCGGTCGCTGGAACGAGCTGGCCAAGCCGGTCGCCGACCGCCCGCAGGGCTTCATCGCGGCGGACATCGCGGGCCGCGGCTCGACGGCGTACGAGAAGCCGCTGGGCGACGTCATCGCCGACGCCCAGCTGGAGGCGCTGTCCCCGGCCGACAAGGGCGGGGCCCAGCTGGCCATCATGAACCCGGGCGGGATCCGCTCCGACCTGGCGTACGCCAAGTCGGGCAGCGAGGCGACCGACGGCATCGTGACGTACGGCGAGGCCTTCACGGTCCAGCCGTTCACCAACATGATGAACATCGTGGACCTCACCGGCGCGCAGCTGATCACCGCGCTCCAGCAGCAGGTCAGCGGCCCGGTCAACGGCCCGAGCCCGAAGATCCTCCAGGTCTCGAAGGGCTTCACCTACACCCTCGACCTGACGAAGGCCGGCGCCGACCGGATCGTCGTCGACTCGGTGAAGCTGAACGGCGCGGCCATCGACCCGGCGCGCACCTACCGCGTCGCGATGAACGAGTTCCTCGCGGGCGGCGGTGACGGCTTCACCGTCCTGAAGGAGCACAAGAACAAGCTGGTGGGCGCGTCCGACCTGGACGTCTTCAACGCCTACCTGGGTGCGCACTCGTCCGAGTCCGCCCCGCTCGTGCCCCCGGCCGCGGACCGGATCACGATCATCAAGTAG
- a CDS encoding phosphatidylinositol-specific phospholipase C codes for MGLDRRTFLVGAAAAAVGTGLGAGRAAAAPGVRDWMGALPAATPLTRLTIPGTHDSGALYGGLYVACQNITIADQLNAGIRFLDVRCRLTGGSFAIHHAAFYQNLMFGDVLAACWNFLAAHPGETVLMRVKQEYSGESDAAFRAVFDDYLDNRGWRPLFRIGAGLPSLGEARGKVVLLGDNGGLPGLRYGDGTYFDIQDDYNAEPFAKRGKIENHFRKAVQQPGRLFVNYTSTSAYMPPRWNSDRLNPQVHSFVAGGEMAGRTGLGVVPMDFPNTRGGLVESLIAHNPF; via the coding sequence ATGGGCCTGGACCGGCGCACGTTTCTGGTGGGAGCGGCCGCGGCCGCCGTGGGCACCGGACTGGGGGCGGGGCGCGCGGCGGCCGCTCCCGGAGTGCGGGACTGGATGGGCGCGCTGCCCGCCGCGACCCCGCTGACCCGGCTGACGATCCCCGGCACGCACGACTCCGGGGCGCTCTACGGCGGGCTGTACGTGGCCTGCCAGAACATCACCATCGCGGACCAGCTGAACGCGGGCATCCGGTTCCTCGACGTGCGCTGCCGGCTGACGGGCGGCTCCTTCGCCATCCACCACGCGGCCTTCTACCAGAACCTGATGTTCGGCGACGTCCTCGCGGCCTGCTGGAACTTCCTCGCCGCGCACCCCGGCGAGACCGTCCTGATGCGCGTCAAGCAGGAGTACTCCGGCGAGAGCGACGCCGCCTTCCGGGCCGTCTTCGACGACTACCTCGACAACCGGGGCTGGCGCCCGCTGTTCCGCATCGGCGCCGGCCTGCCCTCGCTCGGCGAGGCCCGCGGCAAGGTGGTGCTGCTCGGCGACAACGGCGGCCTGCCCGGCCTGCGCTACGGCGACGGCACGTACTTCGACATCCAGGACGACTACAACGCGGAGCCGTTCGCCAAGCGCGGCAAGATCGAGAACCACTTCCGCAAGGCCGTCCAGCAGCCCGGCCGGCTGTTCGTGAACTACACCAGCACGTCCGCGTACATGCCGCCGCGCTGGAACTCCGACCGCCTCAACCCGCAGGTCCACTCCTTCGTGGCCGGCGGCGAGATGGCCGGCCGGACGGGCCTGGGCGTGGTCCCGATGGACTTCCCGAACACCCGCGGCGGCCTCGTCGAGTCGCTCATCGCCCACAACCCGTTCTAG
- a CDS encoding sensor histidine kinase: MSPLRRFRALPLRSRLALLVATAVAVAVAAVAAVCWFMVRTQLRDQLDASLVATNPTDQVKTALQEGCVVRPDPPEPQIAGELNATVQIVSADGRHCWVSGKTTLPVTGTDQEVAAGERPALLHDVTTTDGVAMRVYTLPARTGPPGQQQLFAISVAKPLTDIDKPLSTLAWVLLLVSGIGVVGAGAAGLWVARTGLRPVDELTGAVEHIARTEDLTVRIPDEGEDEIARLSRSFNQMTAALASSRDRQAQLIADAGHELRTPLTSLRTNIELLARSEDTGRAIPPDDRRELLASVKAQMTELAALIGDLQELSRPDAAGPGPLQVVALHEITGSALSRARLRGPELRITADLDPWYVRGEAAALERAVVNVLDNAVKFSPPGGAVEVTLRAGELTVRDRGPGIAAEDLPHVFDRFWRSSSARALPGSGLGLSIVARTVTHAGGSAELRPADPGPGTEAVLRLPGAPTPPPDIA, encoded by the coding sequence GTGAGCCCGCTCAGACGCTTCCGCGCACTGCCGCTGCGCTCCCGGCTCGCCCTGCTCGTGGCCACCGCGGTGGCCGTCGCGGTGGCGGCCGTCGCCGCGGTCTGCTGGTTCATGGTCCGCACCCAGCTGCGCGACCAGCTGGACGCCTCGCTGGTCGCGACCAACCCGACCGACCAGGTGAAGACGGCCCTCCAGGAGGGCTGCGTGGTGCGGCCGGACCCGCCGGAGCCGCAGATCGCCGGCGAGCTGAACGCCACCGTGCAGATCGTCTCCGCCGACGGCAGGCACTGCTGGGTCAGCGGCAAGACCACGCTGCCCGTCACCGGGACCGACCAGGAGGTCGCGGCCGGCGAACGCCCCGCGCTGCTGCACGACGTGACCACCACCGACGGCGTCGCCATGCGCGTGTACACACTGCCCGCGCGCACCGGGCCGCCCGGCCAGCAGCAGCTGTTCGCCATCTCCGTGGCCAAGCCGCTCACCGACATCGACAAGCCGCTGTCCACCCTCGCCTGGGTGCTGCTCCTCGTCTCCGGCATCGGCGTGGTCGGCGCCGGCGCCGCCGGCCTGTGGGTGGCCCGCACCGGGCTGCGGCCCGTCGACGAACTCACCGGCGCCGTCGAGCACATCGCCCGCACCGAGGACCTCACCGTACGGATCCCCGACGAGGGCGAGGACGAGATCGCCCGCCTGTCCCGGTCCTTCAACCAGATGACGGCCGCCCTCGCCTCCTCCCGGGACCGGCAGGCCCAGCTGATCGCCGACGCCGGGCACGAGCTGCGCACCCCGCTCACATCGCTGCGCACGAACATCGAGCTGCTCGCCCGCAGCGAGGACACCGGGCGGGCCATCCCGCCGGACGACCGCCGCGAGCTGCTGGCGTCCGTGAAGGCGCAGATGACCGAACTGGCCGCGCTGATCGGCGACCTCCAGGAACTGTCCCGGCCGGACGCGGCCGGACCCGGCCCGCTCCAGGTCGTCGCCCTGCACGAGATCACCGGGAGCGCGCTGTCCCGGGCCCGGCTGCGCGGCCCCGAGCTGCGCATCACCGCCGACCTGGATCCCTGGTACGTCCGCGGGGAGGCGGCCGCGCTGGAGCGGGCGGTGGTCAACGTCCTGGACAACGCGGTGAAGTTCAGCCCGCCCGGCGGCGCGGTCGAGGTGACCCTGCGCGCCGGCGAGCTGACCGTACGGGACCGCGGGCCGGGCATCGCGGCCGAGGACCTGCCGCACGTCTTCGACCGGTTCTGGCGCTCGTCCTCGGCGCGCGCCCTGCCCGGCAGCGGGCTCGGGCTGTCCATCGTCGCCCGTACCGTCACCCACGCGGGCGGGTCGGCTGAGCTGCGCCCCGCCGACCCGGGGCCGGGCACCGAGGCGGTGCTGCGCCTGCCGGGCGCGCCGACCCCGCCGCCGGATATCGCGTAG
- a CDS encoding response regulator transcription factor, whose protein sequence is MTPPEGDPQRILIVDDEPAVREALRRSLAFEGYGTETAVDGLDALDKAAAYEPDLIVLDVQMPRMDGLTAARRLRAGGSVTPVLMLTARDTVGDRVTGLDAGADDYLVKPFELDELFARIRALLRRSRYTAPTADGAAQDDVLTFADLRMDLATREVTRGGRPVELTRTEFTLLEMFLAHPRQVLTREQILKTVWGFDFEPSSNSLDVYVMYLRRKTEANGEPRLVHTVRGVGYALRAGDGGAE, encoded by the coding sequence ATGACACCCCCCGAAGGCGACCCCCAGCGCATCCTCATCGTCGACGACGAGCCCGCCGTCCGTGAGGCGCTCCGGCGCAGCCTCGCCTTCGAGGGCTACGGCACCGAGACCGCCGTGGACGGACTCGACGCGCTCGACAAGGCGGCCGCGTACGAGCCGGACCTGATCGTGCTGGACGTCCAGATGCCCCGGATGGACGGGCTGACGGCCGCCCGCCGGCTGCGCGCGGGCGGGTCGGTCACCCCTGTCCTCATGCTCACGGCCCGCGACACGGTCGGCGACCGGGTCACCGGGCTCGACGCGGGCGCCGACGACTACCTGGTCAAACCCTTCGAGCTGGACGAGCTGTTCGCACGGATCCGGGCGCTGCTGCGCCGCAGCCGGTACACCGCACCCACCGCGGACGGCGCCGCGCAGGACGACGTGCTGACCTTCGCAGACCTGCGGATGGACCTGGCCACCCGCGAGGTCACCCGGGGCGGCCGGCCGGTGGAGCTGACCCGTACCGAGTTCACCCTGCTGGAGATGTTCCTCGCGCACCCCCGCCAGGTCCTCACCCGCGAGCAGATCCTCAAGACCGTATGGGGCTTCGACTTCGAGCCGAGCTCCAACTCCCTGGACGTGTACGTGATGTACCTGCGCCGCAAGACCGAGGCGAACGGCGAGCCGCGCCTGGTCCACACCGTCCGCGGCGTCGGCTACGCGCTGCGCGCCGGCGACGGCGGCGCCGAGTGA
- a CDS encoding S1C family serine protease, protein MTDNSHRREGDPQHTEPTQPQPQAPWGEQWQRGRERLAQDTQAGGYPPPPAYPPAAPGWFEAHGDRPAPVIQGETVPQPATLTGHSGLSSLPGHGDHGGHGDHGGHGGHGGGPAHAAPADRPARAKRPVALLTAVALAAAVIGGATAAGVEQLFGDKNGTGGAFAGTNVSQSSNGTVRGVAEQVSPSVVRIDTKKGGGQAVGSGIVITADGEIVTNNHVVDGATAVQVTLSNGKKYEAEIVGTDPDKDLALIKLKGARGLKAATLGNSDRVKVGDQVVAIGSPDSLTGTVTSGIVSALDREVSVPKSEDGQNQQQNPYGQGGGDGENWPFSFGGRQFNGNTGSDTTSYKAIQTDASLNPGNSGGALINMNGEIVGMPSAIYSPATGGSGAGSVGLGFAIPVNTIKADLDHLRDGGSGTGGSNGTGNSADSGSDGGTFGTGF, encoded by the coding sequence ATGACCGACAACAGCCACCGCCGTGAAGGCGACCCGCAGCACACCGAGCCGACCCAGCCGCAGCCGCAGGCCCCCTGGGGCGAGCAGTGGCAGCGCGGGCGGGAGCGCCTCGCGCAGGACACGCAGGCCGGCGGCTACCCGCCGCCGCCCGCGTACCCGCCGGCCGCGCCCGGCTGGTTCGAGGCCCACGGCGACCGGCCGGCGCCGGTCATCCAGGGGGAGACCGTGCCCCAGCCGGCCACCCTCACCGGCCACTCCGGCCTCTCGAGCCTTCCCGGTCACGGAGACCACGGCGGTCACGGAGACCACGGCGGTCACGGGGGCCACGGCGGCGGGCCCGCGCACGCCGCCCCCGCCGACCGCCCGGCCCGCGCCAAGCGGCCCGTCGCACTGCTCACGGCCGTGGCCCTCGCCGCCGCGGTGATCGGCGGCGCCACGGCGGCCGGCGTCGAGCAGCTGTTCGGCGACAAGAACGGCACCGGCGGCGCCTTCGCCGGCACGAACGTCTCGCAGTCCTCCAACGGCACCGTCCGGGGCGTGGCCGAGCAGGTCAGCCCGTCCGTCGTGCGCATCGACACCAAGAAGGGCGGCGGCCAGGCCGTCGGCTCCGGCATCGTGATCACCGCGGACGGCGAGATCGTCACCAACAACCACGTGGTCGACGGCGCCACCGCCGTCCAGGTCACCCTCAGCAACGGCAAGAAGTACGAGGCCGAGATCGTGGGCACCGACCCCGACAAGGACCTCGCCCTCATCAAGCTGAAGGGCGCCCGAGGACTCAAGGCCGCCACCCTCGGCAACTCCGACCGGGTCAAGGTCGGCGACCAGGTCGTCGCGATCGGCTCCCCCGACAGCCTGACCGGCACCGTCACCAGCGGCATCGTCTCCGCCCTCGACCGCGAGGTCAGCGTCCCCAAGTCGGAGGACGGCCAGAACCAGCAGCAGAACCCGTACGGCCAGGGCGGCGGCGACGGCGAGAACTGGCCGTTCTCCTTCGGCGGCCGCCAGTTCAACGGCAACACCGGCTCCGACACCACCTCGTACAAGGCCATCCAGACCGACGCCTCCCTCAACCCGGGCAACTCCGGCGGCGCGCTCATCAACATGAACGGCGAGATCGTCGGCATGCCCTCGGCGATCTACTCGCCCGCCACCGGCGGCTCCGGCGCGGGCAGCGTCGGCCTCGGCTTCGCGATCCCCGTCAACACCATCAAGGCCGACCTCGACCACCTGCGCGACGGCGGCTCGGGCACCGGCGGCTCGAACGGCACCGGGAACTCAGCCGACTCCGGTTCCGACGGCGGCACCTTCGGCACCGGCTTCTGA
- a CDS encoding LacI family DNA-binding transcriptional regulator, with protein sequence MAKVTRDDVARLAGTSTAVVSYVINNGPRPVAPATRERVLGAIKELGYRPDRVAQAMASRRTDLIGMIVPDARQPFFAEMAHAVEQAAAERGKMVLVGNSDYRDEREVHYLRAFLGMRVSGLILVSQGMSERAASEIEAWDARIVLLHERPEAIDDVAVVTDDIGGAQLATRHLLEHGHEYVACIGGVENTPSVGDPVADHVEGWRRAMLESGRSVEGRLFEAPYNRYDAYRVALEVLARPDRPPAIFCATDDQAIGVLRAARELRIDVPGELAVAGFDDVKEAALTDPPLTTIASDRPAMARAAVDLVLDDALRVAGSRRERLKQFPSALVIRRSCGCGPASSS encoded by the coding sequence GTGGCCAAGGTGACGCGGGACGACGTGGCGCGACTGGCGGGTACCTCTACCGCCGTCGTGAGCTACGTGATCAACAACGGACCCCGGCCGGTTGCCCCGGCCACCCGCGAGCGCGTACTCGGCGCCATCAAGGAACTGGGATACCGGCCCGACCGGGTGGCGCAGGCCATGGCCTCGCGCCGCACCGACCTCATAGGCATGATCGTCCCCGATGCCCGGCAGCCGTTCTTCGCGGAGATGGCACACGCGGTCGAGCAGGCCGCCGCCGAGCGCGGGAAGATGGTCCTGGTCGGGAACTCCGACTACCGGGACGAGCGCGAGGTGCACTACCTGCGCGCGTTCCTCGGCATGCGGGTCTCCGGGCTGATCCTGGTCAGCCAGGGCATGAGCGAACGCGCGGCCAGCGAGATCGAGGCGTGGGACGCGCGGATCGTGCTGCTGCACGAGCGGCCCGAGGCGATCGACGACGTCGCCGTCGTCACCGACGACATCGGCGGCGCCCAGCTCGCCACCCGGCACCTGCTGGAACACGGGCACGAGTACGTGGCCTGCATCGGCGGCGTCGAGAACACCCCGTCGGTCGGCGACCCGGTCGCCGACCACGTCGAGGGCTGGCGGCGGGCCATGCTGGAGTCCGGCCGCTCGGTCGAGGGCCGGCTCTTCGAGGCCCCGTACAACCGGTACGACGCCTACCGGGTCGCGCTGGAGGTGCTGGCCCGCCCCGACCGGCCGCCGGCGATCTTCTGCGCCACCGACGACCAGGCGATCGGCGTCCTGCGCGCGGCCCGCGAGCTGCGCATCGACGTGCCCGGGGAGCTGGCCGTGGCCGGCTTCGACGACGTGAAGGAAGCGGCCCTCACGGACCCGCCCCTCACCACGATCGCCTCCGACCGGCCGGCGATGGCCCGCGCCGCCGTCGACCTGGTCCTCGACGACGCGCTGCGGGTGGCCGGCTCCCGCCGCGAACGCCTCAAGCAGTTCCCGTCGGCCCTGGTCATCCGCCGCTCCTGCGGCTGCGGTCCCGCCAGCAGTTCCTGA
- a CDS encoding response regulator transcription factor, whose product MSSLLLLTNALQPSTEVLPALGLLLHNVRVAPAEGPALVDTPGADVILVDGRRDLPQVRSLCQLLRSTGPGCPLILVVTEGGLAAVTADWGIDDVLLDTAGPAEVEARLRLATGRQQIGSDDSPMEIRNGDLSVDEATYSAKLKGRVLDLTFKEFELLKYLAQHPGRVFTRAQLLQEVWGYDYFGGTRTVDVHVRRLRAKLGPEHESLIGTVRNVGYRFVTPEKVERAAEEARTKAVTRAAEAITRTEDKPVIVRTAGRPAQR is encoded by the coding sequence ATGAGTTCTCTGCTGCTGCTGACCAACGCCCTCCAGCCGTCGACCGAGGTGCTGCCCGCACTCGGCCTGCTGCTGCACAACGTACGGGTGGCACCCGCCGAGGGCCCGGCCCTGGTGGACACCCCCGGGGCCGACGTGATCCTCGTCGACGGCCGCCGCGACCTCCCGCAGGTCCGCTCCCTGTGCCAGCTGCTGCGCTCCACGGGGCCCGGCTGTCCGCTGATCCTGGTCGTCACCGAGGGCGGCCTCGCCGCCGTCACCGCCGACTGGGGCATCGACGACGTCCTTCTCGACACCGCGGGGCCCGCCGAGGTCGAGGCCCGGCTCCGGCTCGCGACCGGCCGCCAGCAGATCGGCTCGGACGACTCCCCCATGGAGATCCGCAACGGCGACCTGTCGGTCGACGAGGCGACGTACTCCGCCAAGCTGAAGGGGCGGGTCCTGGACCTGACCTTCAAGGAGTTCGAGCTGCTCAAGTACCTCGCCCAGCACCCGGGCCGGGTCTTCACCCGGGCCCAGCTCCTCCAGGAGGTGTGGGGGTACGACTACTTCGGCGGCACCCGCACGGTGGACGTCCACGTACGGCGGCTGCGCGCGAAGCTCGGCCCCGAGCACGAGTCCCTGATCGGCACCGTGCGCAACGTCGGCTACCGCTTCGTCACGCCGGAGAAGGTCGAACGGGCGGCCGAGGAAGCCCGTACGAAGGCCGTCACCCGGGCCGCCGAGGCCATCACCCGCACGGAGGACAAGCCGGTGATCGTCCGAACCGCAGGACGCCCTGCCCAGAGGTAG